Below is a window of Agathobacter rectalis ATCC 33656 DNA.
TGATCTTAATACGATTGTTGCTGCTCTGGAGTCTACCTCTGTTTACAGCATTCACATTGCAAATTTTCTCTCTTCCTGCGAGGAACTGATGCATTTCAAACCTTATGTTTTTGTGCTCAATCCCAAATGCACAGCTAATTACAAAAAGTCTTATATCGGATTAGGTAAGTCTGATCCTATTGATGCCTTTGTTATTGCCGATTATGCACGTGCAGGAAATATCGAAACTGAGCCATGGCGTGGAAGCCAGTTCTTGGCTCTTAAACGCCTCACAAGGCATCGTCTGCATCTTGTTGAATGCATGACCAGAGAGAAAACCTACCTGGTTTCTAATCTGTATCTGAAGTTCAGTGAACTACAGATGTTAGAAGGTGATGACCAGCCTTTCTGCGATATTTATGGAGCAACCTCTTCCAGTGTATTGACAGAATACTTATCTCCTGAGGAGATTATTGATTCATCTGAGGAAGATCTTATAAGTTTTCTCGCACAGAAAAGTCGCAATCGTATCAAAGACATTAGCAAGACCGCAGAATTACTCAGGAAAGCGGCCAGAGATTCTTATCGCTTAGATAAAGCTCTTTATGAACCATTAAATGTATCTATTGCCAGCTCTTTCAACTGTATTGAAACTTTCAAGAAAGAAATCAAGCTTATAGATATTGCCATCGAAAGAGAAATCAGAGGATTAAATCCTAATGCTTTTATTATTCTTCAATCCATAGATGGCATTGGTCCTGTCTTTGCAGGTGGCATTGTAGCTGAAATAGGCGACATCTCTGCTTTTCATTCCTCTGATGCTCTTGCTAAATATGCCGGACTCATGTGGAAGTCAAACCAATCAGGTGATTTTGATGGAGAAGATACTCCAATGAGTAAAGCCGGAAATCGTTATCTCAGATACTATCTTGGCGAAGCCGCCAACAGTATGAGAAAACATAATGTTGAGTACGGAGCGTACTATCGAAAGAAGTACAACGAAGTTCCGAAGCATCAACACAAAAGAGCACTCGCGCTGACTTCACGTAAATTCGTTCGTTTGGTTTATGGATTGCTGGCCAGAAACCAACTGTACTCCGGCGTATCGCTGGAT
It encodes the following:
- a CDS encoding IS110 family transposase is translated as MLKINPLSTLYVGIDVSSKSNYVCALDFYKNKYINSSFANNQPGAEELAKKILECLKEHPDLNTIVAALESTSVYSIHIANFLSSCEELMHFKPYVFVLNPKCTANYKKSYIGLGKSDPIDAFVIADYARAGNIETEPWRGSQFLALKRLTRHRLHLVECMTREKTYLVSNLYLKFSELQMLEGDDQPFCDIYGATSSSVLTEYLSPEEIIDSSEEDLISFLAQKSRNRIKDISKTAELLRKAARDSYRLDKALYEPLNVSIASSFNCIETFKKEIKLIDIAIEREIRGLNPNAFIILQSIDGIGPVFAGGIVAEIGDISAFHSSDALAKYAGLMWKSNQSGDFDGEDTPMSKAGNRYLRYYLGEAANSMRKHNVEYGAYYRKKYNEVPKHQHKRALALTSRKFVRLVYGLLARNQLYSGVSLDTSNE